A segment of the Lagopus muta isolate bLagMut1 chromosome 8, bLagMut1 primary, whole genome shotgun sequence genome:
CAACCtctttagttttaaaatattactgtaAGTTTGAttttgtgtctttgtttttttgtccaTTAGCAATTGCTGTCTAAGTGCCCCTGGAAAGAGTACAAATCTGATTCTGGAAAGCCATACTACTACAACTCCCAAACTAAGGAATCACGCTGGGCAAAACCCAAAGAACTCGAAGATCTGGAAGGTAATGGCTGTGACAAGGATGAGCTGAGGGGATGGCAGAGGATTGCAAGCTGTGCTATGgcaaaacattgttttcagtGTATAGGAGTTACAAATCTGTTAGGCAGTAGTTAGAATGTAGCATGAGATTTCTACAGAGCGCCAGGTTGTGTTTTCTACCTCACCAGCCCTTCTTCCTTTATACCCTTCATTTTCCCCTGCTtatgtggcagcagcagctgctcccccTCGTGTCCATAAACGGGAACTGAATTCGTATGGAACTAAGCTTGTTCAGGCTGGGTGAATGCTCTGTCATTGCATCAGGCAGTGCCTCAACTCTTTCTTCACTTCAGACCCACTGCAGACCCGTTTTTCCTTACTTAGCAGTCAGCCCTATAGAAACTTTTAGTAGGACTTCTGTTCAGGTTGGTGAGGGAAGGCAAGAATTTAAGGGCCACTATAGCAATCCACCTTCACTTGGGGCAACAGGATGAAAGGTGCTGGATTTCTGTAGTGCTGTGCAGCTCATAACTGAGTAAGAATTACTGACACTTTGTTGTGATTTCTTGGAAGAATTTGAGAAACAGTGCTATGCTTCATAATGAAAACAGAGCTTGTCTACTGAAAGGCAGAATTGTGTGCAAGGCTTTGCTTCGGTGTTATTTGCTTATGTGTCTTGAAATTGTTTGGAGCAGCTGGAAATGCAGTTGGTGGGTACACTTGTACTGCTATTCCCTGTTGTAAAGAAAGTGTCCCTTGGCCTTCCAAGCATAATGTGCTCTTGTTCTTCACTTTTAGCACAGTTTGTGTGGTGTTGTGAGGGAAATAAGGTCttggcaaaaaagaaaaactacaaaaTCAGCTGAGTATGAAATGAGTACAGAAAGGTCTGCATAGAATAAACATCAGTGACTGttagaataaaaaagaaagatgcattcCAGTAAGCCTGACTTTATCTGTTCTTTAAACGTGTCTGTTGAAGTtggaataattattttaaatggagaaatgtACCTTTAATCTTTACTCAGTGGGATTTCTACAGTTTGTTTTAGATggtattttttccagtttttaaagGGGAAtaggaacaaaaatatttaaagccaAATTGTCTACAGCAACTCTTTACAATGCACAAAACAACTTTTTCtaaagctgtgttttaattgttgtttgtttttccctttctcttctagCACTGatcaaagctgaagaaaacaggTGTGTTGTCACTTTGATActactgctgtgttttataATAGGCTGTCTGTTACTTTTTTAAGAGTACAATCTTGTCTTTGAATCCTGAAACATGGCCCTTGCagattttcattcaaaatagtGCCTTAATATATAGAAATTCTtaattatcacagaatggcctggattgcaaaggagcacagtgctcatccagttccaaccccctgctgtgtgcaggtcgccaaccagcagcccaggctgcccagagccacatccagcctggccttgaatgcctgcagggatggggcatccacagcctccttgggcagcctgttccagtgcttcaccaccctgtgtgtgaaaaacttcctcctaatatccaacctaaacctcccctgtctcattttaaaaccattcccccttgtcctatcactgtccaccctcacaaacagccgttccccctcctgtttctattctcccttcaagcactggaaggccaccatgaggtctccctgcagccttctcttctccaagctcaacaagcccagttccctcaagctttcctcataggagaggtgctccagccctttggaAGTGAACTGGCTGGTCTGCATAGATAAGCAGATTCAGTAAAGCATTTCCTCTTTCAGAGCTCCTCTGAGGCATACCTTTTGTACAGCTCCTGAACATCACTAACTTCCTTTAGCTGCAGCCTTCCCTAAGCTGTCACCTCTTAAATGTGATTGTTTCCACTTTTTGTACCTGCAGCACCAAGACTGAAGAATCTGcttcagcagcttctgctgcagccgATGCAGCCAACGCAGCCACCACAGCCACggctgctgctgaggctgccacagctggtgctgctggtgctgctgcagcctccgaaacagaaagcactgctgcctctgctgtggTAGAAAACGAGAGTgttgctgcagccacagctgaggATCAGGGGCAGCAAGCaacttcagctcctgcagctcaggaacAGGGTGCAGAAGGTGCTGCTAACGCAGCTGATGACTCCAAGCAGGACGGTTCAGCAGAGTAAGTCCTGTTGTGTGGGATTCAGCTCTCCTGCAGTTATTTCTTTGCAGATTTGGTTCACCTCCCGTTCCGGCTGGCTGATCTGCTTTGACAACTAGTTAGTGAAACATGAGCATCAATCTCAATGgcagtgcagaaggaggaaTAAGAGGAAGGAGCACTAAACCTGTTTTTAGGAAAATTAATGCCTTCCCCTTCCTGGCCTTCACCCAAAGCTCCTAGAGAACTGCCTGTGGTTCAGACACTTGATAAACTTTCCATAGTGCTCTGGGATAATGTGATATGTTTACCTTGAATGGCTCTTTGGTGGTTCTATCTTAAGATAAAATGCTTAAATACTAAAATCATTAGTTTTTATTTATAGTGCTTCAAAGAAGGAGGGCGATGATGCGCAGCCAGTTAAAAAAACCTACACCTGGAATacaaaagaagaagcaaaacaggCATTTAAAGAACTCCTaaaagaaaaggtatttcagtcagctttctttctcctttataGCTACCAAAGCTGCATTTACCAGGAATGGCTCGAGGTCTGTTGTTGTTAAAGAGTTGTTCACAATGAGGGGAGAGAGATTTACAAGAAATCTGAGAAAGGAAGCATGGATGGCTTAAGCCTTTACCAGGAACATTTTGAATGAGGAGCAAAGTGTCTGATGTTCATCAGAGctctcagttgtttttcttttctaccttTCACATGACGCATCATAACCACTGTAATGTAAACTAACCTCTGTAATGTATCACCACTGCAATGTGTCACCACTTGGTGTTTCTCCAGAATTCAGTCTGGAGCAGTGAGTGATTTGATGGGCACCTTCAGCAGGTGCTTCAGAGACAGGTTAGAGATCATATGGAAGGATGACAACCTGAAGTTTGGGACGCAGCATTCCCATAAGCTGGTCTGTTTTAGAGATAGTCTCTTCTTCTGTGAAGTCAATTTCCAAACAGAGAATGTATTCCTAACCCCAAAAGTGTAGTGCATTGCTCTTTCACTGTTGGATGTTGATGCTAAATGTGATCAGTAATGATGCAATGTCTTGACAGCGAGTACCATCCAATGCTTCTTGGGAGcaagccatgaagatgatcattAATGATCCTAGATACAGGTACTGCTTGGTTCTTTACTCATAATATCTGTAAATGAGGGACTGGACTGGTGTCACTGATGTGAAGTACAACTCCTAGCATTAATTCCTGACATGGGAAGGATGTGGCAGTTGTCAGTGCTATTCTGTACAGTCGATGTGGTTTGCTTAGGAATGAAGACACACTTTTGATCATGATGGAGATAAATCCTTTCTAGGTTATTTTGGAATGGGTGCCTGCCATAAACATTCACAGAAAGGGAGCTTATATCCACTGTAAGAGTAGTATTGCAGTGTGAAATGGGTGAATACAAGCTGGTATAACCCTGAGGGGCAGGCAGGTCTGTGACTGGTGGCCTAGATCATATTTGATTTCATCTCAAATATTTGGGTTACTCAAATCTGTTTCGTGCTTTGGGTCTTTGGTTTTGATGTTTAAATGTAATTACCTTTCCTGTaactcatgttttctttttgatacGAAGTGCTTTGGCAAAGCTGagtgaaaaaaagcaagccTTTAATGCTTACAAagttcaaacagaaaaagaagaaaaagaagaagcaagatCAAAATACAAAGAAGCTAAAGAGTCCTTCCAGCGTTTTCTGGAAAACCATGAGAAGATGACATCCACAACACGATACAAGTAAGGCACCCTGAAATCAAGTTCTGGTCTTGATGACCTCGACAAGTTTGTCCTTAAGTCTTTCCTGGCAATGCTTACCTTGCTACGTGCTCAGCCTTGTAAAGCCTGTACCTAAAATATTGATAGGAAGACACGTGTGCTCAGTTTGAAAGAATGAAAGTAAAATTcaggttggttttttgtttgtaaatcAAAGAGAGGAAGCTGTCACCCAGGCTGTCCGTGACAGAAATTAGGGAGATGTTGCACAAAAGAATTACTGCTTATGAAACAGTTGATTAACGTGATTGCAAGCCAGCAGGGCATTTAAAATCAGTTATGAGCAGTAAATTATtggatgctttttctttgttttgtacaGAAAAGCTGAACAAATGTTTGGGGAGATGGAGGTCTGGAATGCAATATCTGAGCGTGACCGCCTGGAGATTTAtgaagatgttttgttttttctgtctaagaaagaaaaggtaacTTTCTTTCAGACTTGCAAGTACATTGATCAGTTGCACTGAGTACACAAATCTTGCAAGCAGTGCAGTTCTGTGCATTGCTCAGGGACAGTTGAAATgcaggcagaagggaaggaatttGTAGCACAGATGTTTGAGAAGCAGGTGAGAGCATTGCTGcattactgcattttctttgcaggaACAAGCCAAGCAGTTACGGAAGAGGAACTGGGAAGCTCTGAAGAACATCCTTGATAACATGGCCAACGTCACTTACTGCACGACTTGGTCAGAGGCTCAGCAGTACCTGATGGACAACCCTACGTTTGCAGAAGATGAGGAACTTCAGAGTATGTAAAAAGTCCATGCATTTGTTGTGAATGAGGGAATGGCTTTGTGGGGATTCCTGGTTAAGGTTTGCTCTCCTGCAGTCAGGAGCAGCTGTGACAgccagtgagcagcaggagtAGAGAGATATGATGTCTTACTTTTGGGGGAGCTGAGTCAGCTTCAGAAGGCATTGTTGATGCACCCTCAGTGATAAAACAAGGGGTTCCTTTTTCCTGGAGATCCAGCTACCTCGGTATTTGTTACCCCCTGAAATTTGAAGAATTATTTGGCAGCATAAGCAGTGTGGCAGATAGTTGGGCTTCCTTCTGTTAGACTGAGgtcctgctgtgtttgtttaCTTAAAAGTAACCATTACTCTTAGAGTGAGAAAGTAGGCTTTTTCATTCTGACCTGATTTCCTCATAAATGGGTTGATCCTGCATTTTAAGAGCAGCATTTCCATTTGCACAGCCACGGAAGTATTTGACAGATGCTTTGTGTTCTGACTTCCTCCTCATGTTTGTAAGATACCTGGGGTAGTAAAAGGgagattgtttttctcttcaagaCTTCTGTGCTCTGTACTGACAGTGAGAATTTGGGCAGGTTGGAGGGGAAGTGGGTTGGTTTTGTCGCTGCTtttggtgtttggttttgttgttgttgggtcATTTGCTGCACAGGTTTGTCACATATTTCAGTGGCCAGTGAATCTTCCTTCACTCCATCACTAATAAATTTGGCAGCAGTTAGTCATCTCTTAAGAAACACTGTAGTTAGTGTCACTGCTGAACACTTACTATTCTGTTGTTACCTGTTGCTAGATATGGATAAGGAGGATGCACTGATCTGCTTTGAGGAACACATCAGGGCattggaaaaagaagaggaagaagaaaaacagaaaagtttacTGAGAGAAAGAAGGCGGCAGCGGAAAAACAGAGAATCTTTTCAGGTTGGTGGAGCTGCTGTTTGTCTCAGACATGGTCAGATGATGACACAGCCTGTGCTTTGTATTTCTTGGGGATAAGCTAATGAGCAGTGCATGTATTTCACAGATATTTCTAGATGAGCTGCACGAGCACGGACAGTTACATTCAATGTCCTCTTGGATGGAGCTGTACCCAACCATAAGCTCTGACATCAGATTCACTAACATGCTTGGTCAGCCTGGTAAGAATATTTCCAACCCTGTAAACAGTAAGGCGTAAAGCTCTCAGGTGCAGGCAGTGTGAAGCAGGGTTGTTTGtatgttgttttaaaattaaaaacaattaaaaaaacgCAGCTCTTGTATTAGAGCTAGCTTTTGACTTATCTAGTTTCTTCATCAGGATCAACAGCGCTCGATCTCTTCAAGTTCTATGTTGAAGACTTAAAAGCACGTTACCACGATGAAAAGAAGATCATAAAAGATATCTTAAAGGTGAGAGGGGAGATTGCTGTCTTTCTTCTAACGACAGATCTCCCTTTCTTTTGGAAGATATGCCGTGCACACAGTGGGAAGCCCCATGCTGTGCTATTAGTGTGACAGTTCCTGACTCAGCCCCTTGCCAAGAGAgtaagtttgtttgtttatttacagGATAAAGGATTTGTAGTGGAAGTGAACACTTCTTTCGAAGACTTTGTTACAGTCATCAGTTCAACTAAGAGAGCCACCACTTTAGATGCAGGAAATATCAAGCTGGCTTTCAATAGTGTAAGTATGAACAATAGGAGTGCAATATGAGATCCCTGTAAAACAACAGCCAGCACTTATGTTCCCTGTACCTGTGTTTGAGAAACGCCGCTGTGTGCTTTGAGGTACTGGGCAGTGATAAACAGAACTCCAAAGATGAGCTGTCTGTTGGGCTTTCCAGAAATTGCATGAAACTGAACTATGAATCTTcccttctgctgttcttcaaCTGATGTCACAACTTCATGTCACGCAGCTGCTGGAAAAGGCAGAAGCCCgtgaaagagaaagggaaaaagaagaagctCGCAAAATGAAGCGGAAAGAGTCTGCCTTCAAGAGCATGCTGAAACAGGCTACTCCTCCCATCGAGCTGGATGCTGTCTGGGAAGATGTATGTATTGCTGCTTGGCTCTGGAAGTCATTCCAAATGTATCAGCCACCTGAACACATGCCAACAACTACGCCTAGATTCTCTGTGCTGGAGGTTCCTGTCTATGCAGCACAGACCCATAGGAACGAGTCGCCTCTTCAGCAGGCATCAGAATTGGAGTTGAAAAATTTAATTCTACCAATAcctgtttggtttatttttaagtgaatgGTTTAAGAGGAGATACAAGCACTCTGCTTAGCTAAAAGCCTAACTTTGTCCTGGTAGGATTAAAACCTTTCCTGTCAAAGCAAACTTCATGGTAGACGGTGTGCTTTTACTTAGCTTGTGAGGCatgtgcagaaaaaaacccaattcTGCATGCATGTGTATCCATTTGTGCAATTGAGTTAAAGATCCTGCTGGT
Coding sequences within it:
- the PRPF40A gene encoding pre-mRNA-processing factor 40 homolog A isoform X2 codes for the protein MSGGDSAAAAATASPQPLPFSLPKPPPLMQLTPGDAVRPVASAADQSPKGTRLAGRPDWPAGKPVSLLAPLLPPRGEPEPLMPFGPSSRQPLRGRLLGRCGGGSLLSPSMRPGAVDRSSLMMGHPGMPHYPPMGMHPMGQRPPNMPPVPHGMMPQMMPPMGGPPMGQMPGMMQSVMPGMMMSHMSQAAMQPTVPPGVNSMDAQVGVTPPGTQTTHPVVCAAQQTSTTNSSGSEEHSKQKSTWTEHKSPDGRTYYYNTETKQSTWEKPDDLKTPAEQLLSKCPWKEYKSDSGKPYYYNSQTKESRWAKPKELEDLEALIKAEENSTKTEESASAASAAADAANAATTATAAAEAATAGAAGAAAASETESTAASAVVENESVAAATAEDQGQQATSAPAAQEQGAEGAANAADDSKQDGSADASKKEGDDAQPVKKTYTWNTKEEAKQAFKELLKEKRVPSNASWEQAMKMIINDPRYSALAKLSEKKQAFNAYKVQTEKEEKEEARSKYKEAKESFQRFLENHEKMTSTTRYKKAEQMFGEMEVWNAISERDRLEIYEDVLFFLSKKEKEQAKQLRKRNWEALKNILDNMANVTYCTTWSEAQQYLMDNPTFAEDEELQNMDKEDALICFEEHIRALEKEEEEEKQKSLLRERRRQRKNRESFQIFLDELHEHGQLHSMSSWMELYPTISSDIRFTNMLGQPGSTALDLFKFYVEDLKARYHDEKKIIKDILKDKGFVVEVNTSFEDFVTVISSTKRATTLDAGNIKLAFNSLLEKAEAREREREKEEARKMKRKESAFKSMLKQATPPIELDAVWEDIRDRFVKEPAFEDITLESERKRIFKDFMHVLEHECQHHHSKNKKHSKKSKKHHRKRSRSRSGSETEDDDSHSKKKRQRSESRSASERSSSAESERSYKKSKKHKKKSKKRRHKSDSPESDIEREKDKKERERESEKDRARQRSESKHKSPTKKRPGKDSIDLKGDEDSWLNAEGNWDTSGSELSEGELEKQRRTLLEQLDEDQ
- the PRPF40A gene encoding pre-mRNA-processing factor 40 homolog A isoform X1, giving the protein MSGGDSAAAAATASPQPLPFSLPKPPPLMQLTPGDAVRPVASAADQSPKGTRLAGRPDWPAGKPVSLLAPLLPPRGEPEPLMPFGPSSRQPLRGRLLGRCGGGSLLSPSMRPGAVDRSSLMMGHPGMPHYPPMGMHPMGQRPPNMPPVPHGMMPQMMPPMGGPPMGQMPGMMQSVMPGMMMSHMSQAAMQPTVPPGVNSMDAQVGVTPPGTQTTHPVVCAAQQTSTTNSSGSEEHSKQKSTWTEHKSPDGRTYYYNTETKQSTWEKPDDLKTPAEQLLSKCPWKEYKSDSGKPYYYNSQTKESRWAKPKELEDLEALIKAEENSTKTEESASAASAAADAANAATTATAAAEAATAGAAGAAAASETESTAASAVVENESVAAATAEDQGQQATSAPAAQEQGAEGAANAADDSKQDGSADASKKEGDDAQPVKKTYTWNTKEEAKQAFKELLKEKRVPSNASWEQAMKMIINDPRYSALAKLSEKKQAFNAYKVQTEKEEKEEARSKYKEAKESFQRFLENHEKMTSTTRYKKAEQMFGEMEVWNAISERDRLEIYEDVLFFLSKKEKEQAKQLRKRNWEALKNILDNMANVTYCTTWSEAQQYLMDNPTFAEDEELQNMDKEDALICFEEHIRALEKEEEEEKQKSLLRERRRQRKNRESFQIFLDELHEHGQLHSMSSWMELYPTISSDIRFTNMLGQPVSSSGSTALDLFKFYVEDLKARYHDEKKIIKDILKDKGFVVEVNTSFEDFVTVISSTKRATTLDAGNIKLAFNSLLEKAEAREREREKEEARKMKRKESAFKSMLKQATPPIELDAVWEDIRDRFVKEPAFEDITLESERKRIFKDFMHVLEHECQHHHSKNKKHSKKSKKHHRKRSRSRSGSETEDDDSHSKKKRQRSESRSASERSSSAESERSYKKSKKHKKKSKKRRHKSDSPESDIEREKDKKERERESEKDRARQRSESKHKSPTKKRPGKDSIDLKGDEDSWLNAEGNWDTSGSELSEGELEKQRRTLLEQLDEDQ
- the PRPF40A gene encoding pre-mRNA-processing factor 40 homolog A isoform X5, with the translated sequence MSGGDSAAAAATASPQPLPFSLPKPPPLMQLTPGDAVRPVASAADQSPKGTRLAGRPDWPAGKPVSLLAPLLPPRGEPEPLMPFGPSSRQPLRGRLLGRCGGGSLLSPSMRPGAVDRSSLMMGHPGMPHYPPMGMHPMGQRPPNMPPVPHGMMPQMMPPMGGPPMGQMPGMMQSVMPGMMMSHMSQAAMQPTVPPGVNSMDAQVGVTPPGTQTTHPVVCAAQQTSTTNSSGSEEHSKQKSTWTEHKSPDGRTYYYNTETKQSTWEKPDDLKTPAEQLLSKCPWKEYKSDSGKPYYYNSQTKESRWAKPKELEDLEALIKAEENSTKTEESASAASAAADAANAATTATAAAEAATAGAAGAAAASETESTAASAVVENESVAAATAEDQGQQATSAPAAQEQGAEGAANAADDSKQDGSADASKKEGDDAQPVKKTYTWNTKEEAKQAFKELLKEKRVPSNASWEQAMKMIINDPRYSALAKLSEKKQAFNAYKVQTEKEEKEEARSKYKEAKESFQRFLENHEKMTSTTRYKKAEQMFGEMEVWNAISERDRLEIYEDVLFFLSKKEKEQAKQLRKRNWEALKNILDNMANVTYCTTWSEAQQYLMDNPTFAEDEELQNMDKEDALICFEEHIRALEKEEEEEKQKSLLRERRRQRKNRESFQIFLDELHEHGQLHSMSSWMELYPTISSDIRFTNMLGQPVSSSGSTALDLFKFYVEDLKARYHDEKKIIKDILKDKGFVVEVNTSFEDFVTVISSTKRATTLDAGNIKLAFNSLLEKAEAREREREKEEARKMKRKESAFKSMLKQATPPIELDAVWEDIRDRFVKEPAFEDITLESERKRIFKDFMHVLEHECQHHHSKNKKHSKKSKKHHRKRSRSRSGSETEDDDSHSKKKRQRSESRSASERSSSAESERSYKKSKKHKKKSKKRRHKSGNWDTSGSELSEGELEKQRRTLLEQLDEDQ
- the PRPF40A gene encoding pre-mRNA-processing factor 40 homolog A isoform X3, whose protein sequence is MSGGDSAAAAATASPQPLPFSLPKPPPLMQLTPGDAVRPVASAADQSPKGTRLAGRPDWPAGKPVSLLAPLLPPRGEPEPLMPFGPSSRQPLRGRLLGRCGGGSLLSPSMRPGAVDRSSLMMGHPGMPHYPPMGMHPMGQRPPNMPPVPHGMMPQMMPPMGGPPMGQMPGMMQSVMPGMMMSHMSQAAMQPTVPPGVNSMDAQVGVTPPGTQTTHPVVCAAQQTSTTNSSGSEEHSKQKSTWTEHKSPDGRTYYYNTETKQSTWEKPDDLKTPAEQLLSKCPWKEYKSDSGKPYYYNSQTKESRWAKPKELEDLEALIKAEENSTKTEESASAASAAADAANAATTATAAAEAATAGAAGAAAASETESTAASAVVENESVAAATAEDQGQQATSAPAAQEQGAEGAANAADDSKQDGSADASKKEGDDAQPVKKTYTWNTKEEAKQAFKELLKEKRVPSNASWEQAMKMIINDPRYSALAKLSEKKQAFNAYKVQTEKEEKEEARSKYKEAKESFQRFLENHEKMTSTTRYKKAEQMFGEMEVWNAISERDRLEIYEDVLFFLSKKEKEQAKQLRKRNWEALKNILDNMANVTYCTTWSEAQQYLMDNPTFAEDEELQNMDKEDALICFEEHIRALEKEEEEEKQKSLLRERRRQRKNRESFQIFLDELHEHGQLHSMSSWMELYPTISSDIRFTNMLGQPVSSSGSTALDLFKFYVEDLKARYHDEKKIIKDILKDKGFVVEVNTSFEDFVTVISSTKRATTLDAGNIKLAFNSLLEKAEAREREREKEEARKMKRKESAFKSMLKQATPPIELDAVWEDIRDRFVKEPAFEDITLESERKRIFKDFMHVLEHECQHHHSKNKKHSKKSKKHHRKRSRSRSGSETEDDDSHSKKKRQRSESRSASERSSSAESERSYKKSKKHKKKSKKRRHKSDSPESDIEREKDKKERERESEKDRARQRSESKHKSPTKKRPGKDSGNWDTSGSELSEGELEKQRRTLLEQLDEDQ
- the PRPF40A gene encoding pre-mRNA-processing factor 40 homolog A isoform X4, which codes for MSGGDSAAAAATASPQPLPFSLPKPPPLMQLTPGDAVRPVASAADQSPKGTRLAGRPDWPAGKPVSLLAPLLPPRGEPEPLMPFGPSSRQPLRGRLLGRCGGGSLLSPSMRPGAVDRSSLMMGHPGMPHYPPMGMHPMGQRPPNMPPVPHGMMPQMMPPMGGPPMGQMPGMMQSVMPGMMMSHMSQAAMQPTVPPGVNSMDAQVGVTPPGTQTTHPVVCAAQQTSTTNSSGSEEHSKQKSTWTEHKSPDGRTYYYNTETKQSTWEKPDDLKTPAEQLLSKCPWKEYKSDSGKPYYYNSQTKESRWAKPKELEDLEALIKAEENSTKTEESASAASAAADAANAATTATAAAEAATAGAAGAAAASETESTAASAVVENESVAAATAEDQGQQATSAPAAQEQGAEGAANAADDSKQDGSADASKKEGDDAQPVKKTYTWNTKEEAKQAFKELLKEKRVPSNASWEQAMKMIINDPRYSALAKLSEKKQAFNAYKVQTEKEEKEEARSKYKEAKESFQRFLENHEKMTSTTRYKKAEQMFGEMEVWNAISERDRLEIYEDVLFFLSKKEKEQAKQLRKRNWEALKNILDNMANVTYCTTWSEAQQYLMDNPTFAEDEELQNMDKEDALICFEEHIRALEKEEEEEKQKSLLRERRRQRKNRESFQIFLDELHEHGQLHSMSSWMELYPTISSDIRFTNMLGQPGSTALDLFKFYVEDLKARYHDEKKIIKDILKDKGFVVEVNTSFEDFVTVISSTKRATTLDAGNIKLAFNSLLEKAEAREREREKEEARKMKRKESAFKSMLKQATPPIELDAVWEDIRDRFVKEPAFEDITLESERKRIFKDFMHVLEHECQHHHSKNKKHSKKSKKHHRKRSRSRSGSETEDDDSHSKKKRQRSESRSASERSSSAESERSYKKSKKHKKKSKKRRHKSDSPESDIEREKDKKERERESEKDRARQRSESKHKSPTKKRPGKDSGNWDTSGSELSEGELEKQRRTLLEQLDEDQ
- the PRPF40A gene encoding pre-mRNA-processing factor 40 homolog A isoform X6 is translated as MSGGDSAAAAATASPQPLPFSLPKPPPLMQLTPGDAVRPVASAADQSPKGTRLAGRPDWPAGKPVSLLAPLLPPRGEPEPLMPFGPSSRQPLRGRLLGRCGGGSLLSPSMRPGAVDRSSLMMGHPGMPHYPPMGMHPMGQRPPNMPPVPHGMMPQMMPPMGGPPMGQMPGMMQSVMPGMMMSHMSQAAMQPTVPPGVNSMDAQVGVTPPGTQTTHPVVCAAQQTSTTNSSGSEEHSKQKSTWTEHKSPDGRTYYYNTETKQSTWEKPDDLKTPAEQLLSKCPWKEYKSDSGKPYYYNSQTKESRWAKPKELEDLEALIKAEENSTKTEESASAASAAADAANAATTATAAAEAATAGAAGAAAASETESTAASAVVENESVAAATAEDQGQQATSAPAAQEQGAEGAANAADDSKQDGSADASKKEGDDAQPVKKTYTWNTKEEAKQAFKELLKEKRVPSNASWEQAMKMIINDPRYSALAKLSEKKQAFNAYKVQTEKEEKEEARSKYKEAKESFQRFLENHEKMTSTTRYKKAEQMFGEMEVWNAISERDRLEIYEDVLFFLSKKEKEQAKQLRKRNWEALKNILDNMANVTYCTTWSEAQQYLMDNPTFAEDEELQNMDKEDALICFEEHIRALEKEEEEEKQKSLLRERRRQRKNRESFQIFLDELHEHGQLHSMSSWMELYPTISSDIRFTNMLGQPGSTALDLFKFYVEDLKARYHDEKKIIKDILKDKGFVVEVNTSFEDFVTVISSTKRATTLDAGNIKLAFNSLLEKAEAREREREKEEARKMKRKESAFKSMLKQATPPIELDAVWEDIRDRFVKEPAFEDITLESERKRIFKDFMHVLEHECQHHHSKNKKHSKKSKKHHRKRSRSRSGSETEDDDSHSKKKRQRSESRSASERSSSAESERSYKKSKKHKKKSKKRRHKSGNWDTSGSELSEGELEKQRRTLLEQLDEDQ